One region of Streptomyces sp. NBC_00442 genomic DNA includes:
- a CDS encoding globin domain-containing protein, producing the protein MLSEKSAMTVRATLPTVGAAIGTITERFYERLFAAHPALLRDLFNRGNQAAGLQKQALAGSIAAFATYLVDHPDERPDAMLGRIAHKHASLGVTADQYKIVHEHLFAAIAEVLGEDATPEVTDAWDEVYWLMANALIAIEDRLYAERGVLAGDVWRAWTVAVRTEETADCATFRLRPADGAPAPAFKPGQYVSVQVELADGARQIRQYSLSSAPGAELRSITVKRVTGEPDGEVSGHLHAHLRAGDALRVSAPYGDLVLDADDAPLLLASAGIGCTPMVSMLERLAATGHRSPVTVVHADRSPAAHPLRADHMALTARLPDAEAHFWYEDPEPGHPAGRTGLVDLATVPVASGTRAYLCGPLPFMRAVRTQLLAKGVAAADIHYEVFGPDLWLARD; encoded by the coding sequence ATGCTGTCCGAGAAGTCGGCCATGACCGTCCGCGCCACCCTGCCCACCGTCGGAGCGGCCATCGGCACCATCACCGAGCGCTTCTACGAGCGGCTCTTCGCGGCCCACCCCGCGCTGCTGCGCGATCTGTTCAACCGGGGCAACCAGGCCGCCGGCCTCCAGAAGCAGGCCCTCGCAGGCTCCATCGCCGCGTTCGCGACGTACCTGGTGGACCACCCCGATGAGCGCCCTGACGCCATGCTCGGCCGCATCGCCCACAAGCACGCCTCGCTCGGCGTCACCGCCGACCAGTACAAGATCGTCCACGAGCACCTCTTCGCGGCGATCGCCGAGGTGCTCGGGGAGGACGCGACCCCCGAGGTCACCGACGCCTGGGACGAGGTGTACTGGCTGATGGCGAACGCCCTGATCGCCATCGAGGACCGCCTCTACGCGGAGCGGGGCGTCCTCGCGGGCGACGTCTGGCGGGCGTGGACCGTGGCCGTCCGCACCGAGGAGACCGCCGACTGCGCCACCTTCCGCCTGCGCCCCGCGGACGGCGCGCCCGCCCCCGCCTTCAAGCCCGGCCAGTACGTCTCCGTCCAGGTCGAACTGGCCGACGGGGCCCGGCAGATACGCCAGTACAGCCTGAGCTCGGCGCCCGGCGCCGAGCTGCGCTCGATCACCGTCAAGCGCGTCACGGGCGAGCCCGACGGCGAGGTTTCCGGCCACCTCCACGCGCATCTGCGCGCGGGCGACGCGCTGCGCGTCTCGGCCCCGTACGGCGACCTCGTGCTCGACGCGGACGACGCCCCGCTGCTGCTCGCTTCGGCGGGAATCGGCTGCACGCCGATGGTGTCGATGCTGGAGCGGCTCGCGGCCACCGGCCACCGCTCCCCGGTGACCGTGGTGCACGCCGACCGCTCCCCCGCCGCGCACCCGCTGCGCGCGGACCACATGGCACTCACGGCCCGACTACCCGACGCCGAAGCCCATTTCTGGTACGAGGACCCGGAGCCCGGCCACCCCGCCGGCCGCACGGGCCTGGTCGACCTCGCGACGGTCCCGGTCGCGTCCGGCACCCGCGCCTACCTCTGCGGGCCGCTCCCGTTCATGCGCGCGGTCCGCACCCAGCTGCTCGCCAAGGGCGTGGCCGCCGCCGACATCCACTACGAGGTGTTCGGCCCCGATCTGTGGCTGGCGCGGGACTGA
- a CDS encoding N-acetylmuramoyl-L-alanine amidase — translation MAPPMSADQFLAALRAEGLTVVETGTWRTHNRAGHGGWGPVNGVVIHHTATSGADASVRICYDGYEALPGPLCHGVITKDGRVHLVGNGRANHAGAGDADVLRAVIAEKRLPPPVRNDTDGNTHFYGFECENLGDGKDPWPQAQLDAIEKAAAAVCRHYGWTERSVIGHKEWQVGKIDPRGFTMDWLRERVHERLK, via the coding sequence ATGGCCCCACCCATGTCCGCAGACCAGTTCCTCGCCGCCCTGCGCGCCGAGGGCCTCACCGTCGTCGAGACCGGCACTTGGCGCACCCACAACCGAGCGGGCCACGGCGGATGGGGGCCCGTCAACGGCGTCGTCATCCACCACACCGCGACCAGCGGCGCCGACGCCTCCGTCCGCATCTGCTACGACGGTTACGAGGCGCTGCCGGGGCCGCTCTGCCACGGCGTGATCACCAAGGACGGCCGGGTGCACCTCGTCGGCAACGGCCGCGCCAACCACGCGGGGGCGGGCGACGCGGACGTGCTGCGCGCCGTGATCGCCGAGAAACGGCTGCCGCCGCCGGTGCGGAACGACACCGACGGCAACACGCACTTCTACGGCTTCGAGTGCGAGAACCTCGGCGACGGCAAGGACCCGTGGCCCCAGGCCCAGCTCGACGCCATCGAGAAGGCCGCGGCCGCCGTGTGCCGCCACTACGGCTGGACCGAGCGGTCCGTCATCGGCCACAAGGAGTGGCAGGTCGGCAAGATCGATCCGCGCGGCTTCACCATGGACTGGCTGCGCGAGCGCGTGCACGAGCGTCTGAAGTGA
- a CDS encoding 1-aminocyclopropane-1-carboxylate deaminase/D-cysteine desulfhydrase: MNHETLAPRLPSPLEEAADERFARHGVRLLLKRDDLIHPDLVGNKWRKLELNLRAAAGRPVLTFGGAYSNHLRATAAAGRLLGFPTIGVVRGDELAGRPLNPSLAQCVADGMRLHFVDRSTYRRKSSPDVLAGLLDLLGRDVYVVPEGGSNSLAVRGCTALGEELRGVTDVVGVACGTGGTLAGLAAGLAPGQRAIGVPVLRGDFLTSEIRTLQHAAFGGPRGTWTLDDRFHFGGYARVPAELDSFARDFEERHGVGVERVYVAKLLYGLVRLAGEGAFAPGSRVTAILTGTP; the protein is encoded by the coding sequence ATGAACCACGAGACGCTCGCTCCCCGCCTCCCCTCCCCTCTGGAGGAAGCGGCGGACGAGCGTTTCGCACGGCACGGCGTGCGTCTGCTGCTCAAGCGGGACGACCTGATCCACCCGGACCTGGTCGGCAACAAATGGCGCAAGCTGGAGTTGAACCTGCGGGCCGCGGCGGGGCGGCCCGTACTCACCTTCGGCGGCGCGTACTCCAACCACCTGCGCGCGACCGCCGCGGCCGGGCGCCTCCTCGGCTTCCCCACGATCGGCGTCGTACGCGGCGACGAGCTGGCCGGCCGACCGCTCAACCCCTCCCTCGCCCAGTGCGTGGCGGACGGCATGCGGCTGCACTTCGTGGACCGCTCGACCTACCGGCGCAAGTCCTCGCCGGACGTGCTCGCGGGCCTCCTCGACCTGCTCGGCCGTGACGTGTACGTCGTGCCCGAAGGCGGCAGCAACTCCCTTGCGGTACGCGGCTGCACGGCGCTCGGCGAGGAACTGCGCGGGGTCACGGACGTGGTCGGGGTGGCCTGCGGCACGGGCGGCACCCTGGCCGGCCTTGCCGCCGGCCTCGCCCCCGGCCAGCGGGCGATCGGGGTGCCGGTCCTGCGGGGCGACTTCCTGACCTCGGAGATCCGCACCCTCCAGCACGCGGCCTTCGGCGGCCCCCGGGGCACCTGGACCCTGGACGACCGCTTCCACTTCGGCGGGTACGCCCGCGTCCCCGCCGAACTCGACTCGTTCGCGCGGGACTTCGAGGAGCGGCACGGGGTGGGGGTGGAGCGGGTGTACGTGGCGAAGCTGCTGTACGGGCTGGTGCGGTTGGCGGGGGAGGGTGCGTTCGCGCCGGGTTCCCGGGTAACGGCGATCCTCACGGGCACCCCCTGA
- a CDS encoding Na+/H+ antiporter, which produces MDALPLVALIAASAAVAGGARRTPVPAPLLLVAVGLIAAYLPGVPAYTLDPHIVLPLVLPPLLHTAALESSYLDLRANLRPVALLSVGYTLFATVVVGYLAYLLVPDLPITAALVLGAVIAPPDAVAATAIARRLRLPSRITTILQGESLVNDATAITAYKVALAAAVGAGATWGGGLKEFALASIGGIGVGLVLMLPIHWLRRHLHEALLQNTLSLLIPFVAYAAAEQVGASGVLAVVVVALYLGHRSWQVDFATRLQEEAVWKMVAFLLESAVFALIGLQMPVVLKGLGEYGVGEAVWYAVGVFALVVAARFVWVFPATFVPRALSAKVRRREPEVDWTAPVIVGWAGMRGVVSLAIAFSIPLTMEDGSDFPARNLVLFLTFTTVIGTLVVQGLTLPPLIRLLKLPGRDTQAETLAEAQAQSEASRAAESRLDDLLTDERNALPEPLAVRLRTVLERRRNAVWERLGAVNEETGESADDTYRRLSRAMIEAEREVFVSLRDARRIDDEMMRTLLRRLDLEEAAAYREGEP; this is translated from the coding sequence ATGGATGCATTGCCGCTGGTGGCGCTGATCGCGGCGAGCGCGGCGGTCGCGGGAGGAGCGCGCAGGACGCCGGTGCCCGCGCCGCTGCTCCTGGTGGCGGTGGGCCTGATCGCGGCCTACCTGCCCGGAGTCCCCGCGTACACCCTCGATCCGCACATCGTGCTGCCGCTCGTCCTGCCCCCGCTGCTGCACACGGCGGCCCTGGAGAGCTCCTACCTCGATCTGCGCGCCAACCTCCGGCCCGTGGCGCTGCTCTCCGTGGGGTACACCCTGTTCGCGACGGTCGTGGTCGGCTATCTCGCGTACCTCCTGGTGCCGGATCTGCCGATCACCGCGGCGCTCGTGCTCGGTGCGGTGATCGCGCCGCCCGACGCGGTCGCGGCCACCGCCATCGCGCGCCGGCTGCGGCTGCCCAGCCGGATCACCACGATCCTCCAGGGCGAGTCCCTGGTGAACGACGCGACCGCGATCACCGCGTACAAGGTGGCGCTCGCGGCGGCCGTCGGCGCGGGGGCCACCTGGGGCGGCGGGCTCAAGGAGTTCGCGCTCGCCTCCATCGGCGGCATCGGGGTCGGGCTCGTCCTGATGCTGCCGATCCACTGGCTGCGCCGCCATCTGCACGAGGCGCTCCTGCAGAACACCCTCTCGCTGCTCATCCCCTTCGTCGCCTACGCGGCGGCCGAGCAGGTCGGGGCGTCGGGGGTGCTCGCCGTCGTGGTCGTCGCGCTCTACCTCGGCCACCGCTCCTGGCAGGTCGACTTCGCGACCCGGCTCCAGGAGGAGGCGGTCTGGAAGATGGTCGCCTTCCTCCTCGAATCGGCGGTGTTCGCGCTGATCGGCCTGCAAATGCCGGTGGTGCTCAAGGGGCTTGGGGAGTACGGGGTCGGCGAGGCCGTCTGGTACGCGGTGGGGGTGTTCGCCCTGGTGGTGGCGGCCCGGTTCGTCTGGGTCTTTCCGGCCACCTTCGTGCCGCGCGCGCTGTCCGCGAAGGTGCGGCGCCGGGAGCCGGAGGTGGACTGGACGGCTCCTGTGATCGTGGGGTGGGCCGGGATGCGCGGCGTGGTCTCGCTCGCCATCGCCTTCTCCATCCCGCTGACCATGGAGGACGGTTCGGACTTCCCGGCGCGCAACCTCGTCCTGTTCCTGACGTTCACCACGGTCATCGGCACGCTGGTCGTGCAGGGGCTCACGCTGCCGCCGCTGATCCGGCTGCTCAAGCTTCCCGGGCGTGACACCCAGGCCGAGACGCTCGCCGAGGCGCAGGCCCAGAGCGAGGCCTCGCGCGCGGCCGAGTCCCGACTCGACGACCTGCTCACCGACGAGCGCAACGCCCTGCCGGAGCCGCTCGCCGTGCGGCTGCGGACGGTTCTCGAGCGGCGGCGCAACGCGGTGTGGGAGCGGTTGGGGGCGGTCAACGAGGAGACGGGGGAGTCGGCGGACGACACCTACCGGCGGCTGTCGCGCGCGATGATCGAGGCGGAGCGGGAGGTGTTCGTGTCCCTGCGGGACGCGCGGCGGATCGATGACGAGATGATGCGGACGTTGCTGCGCAGGCTGGACCTGGAGGAAGCCGCCGCCTACCGAGAAGGCGAGCCCTGA
- a CDS encoding UBP-type zinc finger domain-containing protein, protein MSECPHVAELPRPEPAPLNDTCPECLKEGTHPVQLRLCLVCGHVGCCDSSPNQHATAHFEETGHAVMRTFEPGESWRWCFVDGLLV, encoded by the coding sequence ATGAGCGAGTGTCCGCACGTTGCAGAACTGCCGCGCCCCGAGCCGGCCCCCCTCAACGACACCTGCCCCGAGTGCCTGAAGGAGGGTACGCATCCCGTACAGCTGCGCCTGTGCCTGGTCTGCGGTCACGTCGGCTGCTGCGACTCCTCGCCGAACCAGCACGCCACGGCCCACTTCGAGGAGACCGGGCACGCGGTGATGCGGACCTTCGAGCCCGGCGAGAGCTGGCGCTGGTGTTTCGTGGACGGCCTGCTGGTGTGA
- a CDS encoding anti-sigma regulatory factor translates to MSQIAGEPGNQDFVEVRLPAAGAYLSVLRTATAGLAARLDFTLDEIEDLRIAVDEACAILLQQAVPGSVLSCVFRLVDDSLEVTVSAPTTDGRAPERDTFAWTVLSALAGKVDSSVADDRTVSISLYKQRGAGPGPA, encoded by the coding sequence GTGTCCCAGATCGCAGGCGAGCCCGGGAATCAGGACTTCGTGGAAGTCCGGCTGCCGGCCGCGGGTGCCTACCTGTCAGTGCTGCGTACGGCCACGGCCGGACTCGCGGCACGCTTGGACTTCACCCTCGACGAGATCGAGGATCTGCGCATCGCAGTCGACGAGGCCTGCGCGATCCTGCTCCAGCAGGCCGTACCGGGCTCCGTTCTGAGCTGCGTGTTCCGCCTCGTCGACGACTCACTGGAGGTCACGGTCTCGGCCCCGACCACCGACGGCCGGGCCCCGGAGCGCGACACCTTCGCCTGGACGGTGCTCTCCGCCCTGGCCGGCAAGGTCGACTCCTCCGTGGCCGACGACCGTACGGTCTCCATCAGCCTGTACAAACAGCGCGGCGCGGGACCCGGACCGGCGTGA
- a CDS encoding RNA polymerase sigma factor SigF: MSGDGPVRDDERIPDVPRSAEIPEQQARPHPVDSPVDGPDGLLYAAEQAERAAFMSEHIEHRHHDPRDRSGARAMFIELRKLPEGSPEKAELRNRLVRMHLPLVEHLARRFRNRGEPLDDLTQVATIGLIKSVDRFDPERGVEFSTYATPTVVGEIKRHFRDKGWAVRVPRRLQELRLALTTATAELSQQHGRSPTVHELAERLGISEEEVLEGLESANAYSTLSLDVPDTDDESPAVADTLGAEDEALEGVEYRESLKPLLEDLPPREKRILLLRFFGNMTQSQIAQEVGISQMHVSRLLARTLAQLRERLLVEE, encoded by the coding sequence GTGAGCGGGGACGGTCCGGTGCGGGACGACGAGCGCATCCCCGACGTGCCGCGCTCCGCGGAGATCCCGGAGCAGCAGGCCCGGCCGCACCCGGTGGACAGTCCTGTGGACGGCCCAGATGGCCTTTTGTACGCGGCGGAGCAGGCAGAGCGGGCGGCCTTTATGAGCGAGCACATCGAGCACAGGCACCACGATCCACGCGATCGCAGCGGGGCGCGGGCGATGTTCATCGAGCTGCGCAAGCTGCCCGAGGGCTCGCCGGAGAAGGCCGAGCTGCGCAATCGGCTGGTGCGGATGCACCTGCCGCTGGTCGAGCATCTGGCGCGGCGCTTCCGCAACCGGGGCGAGCCGCTCGACGACCTGACCCAGGTCGCCACGATCGGCCTGATCAAGTCGGTGGACCGTTTCGACCCCGAGCGGGGCGTGGAGTTCTCCACGTACGCGACACCCACGGTCGTCGGCGAGATCAAGCGGCACTTCCGCGACAAGGGCTGGGCGGTGCGGGTGCCGCGCCGGCTCCAGGAGCTGCGGCTCGCGCTCACCACGGCCACGGCGGAACTCTCCCAGCAGCACGGCCGCTCGCCGACGGTGCACGAACTGGCCGAGCGGCTGGGCATTTCCGAGGAAGAGGTCCTGGAGGGCCTGGAGTCGGCGAACGCCTATTCCACGCTGTCGCTCGACGTGCCGGACACGGACGACGAGTCGCCGGCGGTGGCGGACACCCTGGGCGCCGAGGACGAGGCGCTCGAAGGCGTCGAGTACCGCGAGTCGCTCAAGCCGCTCCTCGAGGACCTTCCGCCGCGCGAGAAGCGGATCCTGCTGCTGCGCTTCTTCGGGAACATGACGCAGTCGCAGATCGCGCAGGAGGTCGGCATCTCCCAGATGCACGTCTCGCGCCTGCTGGCCCGCACGCTCGCACAGCTGCGGGAGCGGTTGCTCGTCGAGGAGTAG
- a CDS encoding diacylglycerol/lipid kinase family protein, translating to MRALLVVNPAATTTSARTRDVLIHALASEMKLEAVTTEYRGHAKDLGRRAAESSDIDLVVALGGDGTVNELVNGLLHNGPSPELPEFAVVPGGSTNVFARALGLPNDAVESTGVILDALREKRSRTVSLGLASGVPGSVDEGVPERWFTFCAGFGFDAGVVGRVEQQRERGKRSTHALYLRQVARQFFGEPHRRHGQITLERPDGETVEDLVLSIVCNTSPYTYLGNRPLYASPDASFDAALDVLALTRMTTPSATRYATQLLTSTPDRGPHGKHAVSLHDLTDFTLHSKAPLPFQMDGDHLGLRTSVAFTGVRRALRVIV from the coding sequence ATGCGTGCACTTCTCGTGGTCAACCCGGCGGCTACCACCACCAGTGCGCGCACGCGTGACGTCCTCATTCACGCCCTCGCCAGCGAGATGAAGCTGGAGGCGGTGACCACGGAGTACCGCGGTCATGCCAAGGACCTCGGGCGGCGTGCGGCCGAGAGCAGTGACATCGATCTCGTGGTGGCGCTCGGCGGTGACGGCACGGTCAACGAGCTCGTGAACGGCCTGCTGCACAACGGCCCGAGCCCCGAACTCCCGGAATTCGCGGTGGTCCCCGGCGGCTCGACCAATGTGTTCGCGCGCGCCCTGGGCCTGCCCAATGACGCTGTGGAGTCGACCGGTGTCATTTTGGACGCGTTGCGCGAGAAGCGGAGCCGTACGGTGAGCCTCGGTCTCGCGTCCGGGGTGCCGGGCAGCGTGGACGAGGGTGTTCCTGAACGCTGGTTCACTTTCTGTGCCGGGTTCGGATTCGACGCGGGTGTGGTGGGCCGGGTCGAACAGCAGCGGGAGCGCGGAAAGCGCTCGACGCACGCCCTCTATTTGCGCCAGGTGGCGCGCCAGTTCTTCGGCGAGCCCCACCGCAGACACGGCCAGATCACGCTGGAGCGGCCGGACGGGGAGACGGTCGAGGACCTCGTCCTGTCCATAGTCTGCAACACCTCCCCCTACACCTACCTGGGCAATCGTCCTCTGTACGCGTCTCCCGACGCCTCCTTCGACGCGGCGCTCGACGTCCTCGCGCTGACCCGGATGACCACCCCCTCGGCGACCCGTTACGCGACCCAGTTGCTCACTTCCACGCCAGATCGTGGTCCGCACGGCAAGCACGCCGTATCACTGCACGACTTGACGGACTTCACCTTGCATTCCAAGGCCCCGCTCCCCTTCCAGATGGACGGCGACCACCTGGGCCTGCGTACTAGCGTCGCGTTCACAGGCGTACGCCGTGCACTGCGTGTGATTGTGTGA
- a CDS encoding WhiB family transcriptional regulator has protein sequence MDWRHNAVCREEDPELFFPIGNTGPALLQIEEAKAVCRRCPVMEQCLQWALESGQDSGVWGGLSEDERRAMKRRAARNRARNATA, from the coding sequence ATGGACTGGCGTCACAACGCCGTTTGTCGTGAGGAAGACCCCGAGCTGTTCTTCCCCATCGGCAACACCGGTCCTGCGCTGCTGCAGATCGAGGAAGCCAAGGCCGTCTGCCGCCGCTGCCCCGTCATGGAGCAGTGCCTGCAGTGGGCGCTCGAGTCCGGCCAGGACTCCGGCGTCTGGGGTGGCCTCAGCGAGGACGAGCGCCGCGCGATGAAGCGCCGTGCCGCTCGCAACCGGGCGCGCAACGCGACCGCCTGA
- a CDS encoding sensor histidine kinase: MNDLVRQHTALSESDLEWLHLLVSEWQLLSDLSFADLVLWVPTLDGTRYVSVAQMRPNTGPTSYQDDMVGHLVPRGRRPLLDAALDEGRIVREGDPEWREEVPVRVESIPVRREGRVLGVIARNTNLLTVRTPSRLELTYLQSASDLAQMIAAGSFPFPGQQVDMDASPRAGDGLIRLDADGIVQYASPNALSAYHRLGLASDLVGQHLGQLTAELAPSRGPVDEAIAKLASGYAPREAEVEGDDGVIQLRAIPLKPKGPRIGSLVLLRDVTELRRRERELITKDATIREIHHRVKNNLQTVAALLRLQSRRMDSDQGREALNEAVRRVGSIAIVHETLSQNLDERVEFDEIADRVLAMVAEISPGKIDCRRTGRFGILDAEVATPLSMVLTEVLQNALEHAFVPGDQGSVEVAALRGGTREDSRLLITVRDDGRGLPEGFDAKRTGNLGLQIVRTLVEGELGGSFDMVPAPGRGTKVVLDIPVGPEK; the protein is encoded by the coding sequence ATGAACGACCTCGTACGCCAGCACACCGCTCTGAGTGAGTCCGACCTCGAGTGGCTCCACCTGCTGGTCTCGGAGTGGCAGTTGCTCTCCGACCTCTCCTTCGCGGACCTGGTGCTCTGGGTACCCACCCTGGACGGCACCCGCTATGTGTCGGTCGCCCAGATGCGCCCCAACACCGGCCCCACCTCCTACCAGGACGACATGGTCGGCCATCTCGTCCCGCGCGGCCGGCGCCCGCTGCTCGACGCCGCGCTCGACGAGGGCCGGATCGTGCGCGAGGGAGATCCGGAGTGGCGCGAGGAGGTCCCGGTCCGCGTCGAGTCGATTCCCGTACGCCGTGAGGGGCGCGTCCTGGGCGTCATCGCCCGGAACACCAATCTGCTCACTGTCCGTACACCCTCGCGGCTCGAACTCACCTACCTCCAGTCCGCCTCCGACCTCGCGCAGATGATCGCCGCCGGATCCTTCCCGTTCCCCGGCCAGCAGGTCGACATGGACGCGTCACCGCGCGCCGGCGACGGCCTGATCAGGCTGGACGCGGACGGCATCGTCCAGTACGCCTCGCCCAACGCGCTCTCCGCCTACCACCGGCTGGGCCTCGCATCCGACCTCGTCGGCCAGCACCTGGGCCAGCTCACCGCCGAGCTCGCGCCGTCGCGCGGCCCGGTGGACGAGGCCATCGCCAAACTCGCCAGCGGCTATGCGCCCCGCGAGGCCGAGGTCGAGGGCGACGACGGGGTCATCCAGCTGCGTGCCATCCCGCTCAAGCCGAAGGGGCCGCGCATCGGTTCGCTCGTACTGCTGCGGGACGTGACCGAACTGCGCCGCCGGGAGCGGGAGTTGATCACCAAGGACGCCACCATCCGGGAGATCCACCACCGGGTGAAGAACAACCTTCAGACGGTGGCGGCGCTGTTGCGTCTCCAGTCCCGCCGGATGGACTCCGACCAGGGCCGCGAGGCGCTCAACGAGGCGGTCAGGCGCGTCGGTTCGATCGCCATCGTGCACGAGACGCTGTCGCAGAACCTGGACGAGCGCGTCGAGTTCGACGAGATCGCCGACCGGGTGCTCGCCATGGTCGCCGAGATCTCACCCGGCAAGATCGACTGCCGGCGCACCGGCCGCTTCGGAATCCTCGACGCCGAGGTCGCCACCCCGCTGTCCATGGTGTTGACCGAAGTCCTGCAGAACGCCCTTGAGCACGCCTTCGTCCCCGGCGACCAGGGCTCGGTCGAGGTCGCGGCGCTGCGCGGCGGCACCCGCGAGGACTCCCGGCTGCTGATCACCGTGCGGGACGACGGCCGGGGACTGCCCGAGGGCTTTGACGCGAAGCGCACGGGAAACCTGGGCCTCCAGATCGTACGGACCCTGGTCGAGGGCGAGTTGGGCGGAAGTTTCGACATGGTGCCGGCGCCCGGACGCGGCACGAAGGTCGTGCTCGACATCCCGGTGGGCCCCGAGAAGTAG
- a CDS encoding TetR/AcrR family transcriptional regulator — translation MATKQRGRPRSFDRDTALEQATMEFWRRGYEVTSVADLTRAMGIGAPSLYAAFGDKQALFEEVVRGYQSTHGSFATRALTEEPTAREGVARLLREAAAEFTDPAHPYGCMVISAAANCTTEAVSAALRDQRAAGLSAIESRIAADTAAGRLPASTDAGTLARLVGAVFQGMSQQARDGATRAELEGVAEAAMAVWPREAARRP, via the coding sequence ATGGCGACGAAACAGCGCGGGCGGCCCCGTTCGTTCGACCGGGACACGGCCCTTGAGCAGGCCACGATGGAGTTCTGGCGGCGTGGATACGAGGTGACGTCCGTGGCCGATCTGACCCGGGCCATGGGCATCGGCGCGCCCAGCCTGTACGCCGCCTTCGGCGACAAGCAGGCCCTCTTCGAGGAGGTCGTCCGCGGATATCAGTCGACCCACGGATCCTTCGCGACGCGGGCCCTCACCGAGGAGCCGACCGCGCGCGAGGGCGTCGCCCGTCTGCTGCGCGAGGCGGCCGCCGAGTTCACCGACCCGGCGCACCCCTACGGCTGCATGGTGATCAGCGCCGCGGCCAACTGCACCACCGAGGCCGTCAGCGCCGCGCTGCGCGACCAGCGTGCCGCCGGCCTGTCCGCCATCGAGAGCCGGATCGCCGCCGACACCGCCGCCGGCCGCCTGCCCGCGAGCACGGACGCGGGCACACTGGCCCGGCTCGTCGGCGCGGTCTTCCAGGGCATGTCCCAGCAGGCCCGCGACGGCGCGACCCGCGCGGAACTGGAGGGCGTCGCCGAGGCCGCCATGGCCGTGTGGCCCCGGGAAGCGGCGCGGCGCCCCTGA
- a CDS encoding SDR family oxidoreductase translates to MGSLDGKTALVTGGSRGIGRGIAERLGRDGARVAVHYGTNEVAAKETVAAIEAAGGSAFAVGQELGVPGDAAALWEAFDRQADGVDILVNNAGIGWPVPFGEVTEETYDQLFAVNAKAPFFVTQLGLTRLRDGGRVVNISSGLARAAMMPQTLTYAMTKGALDVLTRNLSKVLGPRGITVNSVAPGVVDTDTNADWLRTDEQAWAATAALSPLGRVGEASDIADVVAFLASAEGRWITGQWLEATGGAIA, encoded by the coding sequence ATGGGCTCGCTCGACGGAAAGACGGCGCTGGTCACGGGCGGCAGCAGGGGCATCGGGCGAGGCATCGCCGAGCGGCTCGGCCGGGACGGGGCGCGGGTGGCCGTGCACTACGGCACGAACGAGGTGGCGGCCAAGGAGACGGTCGCGGCCATCGAGGCCGCGGGCGGTTCCGCCTTCGCCGTCGGCCAGGAACTGGGGGTTCCCGGGGACGCGGCGGCACTGTGGGAGGCCTTCGACCGACAGGCCGACGGGGTCGACATCCTCGTGAACAACGCCGGCATCGGGTGGCCCGTGCCGTTCGGGGAGGTCACCGAGGAGACGTACGACCAGCTCTTCGCGGTCAACGCCAAGGCGCCGTTCTTCGTGACGCAGCTCGGCCTGACCCGGCTGCGCGACGGCGGCCGGGTCGTCAACATCTCCAGCGGGCTCGCGCGAGCGGCCATGATGCCGCAGACGCTCACCTACGCCATGACCAAGGGCGCGCTCGACGTCCTGACCCGGAATCTGTCGAAGGTCCTCGGCCCGCGCGGGATCACGGTCAACTCGGTGGCGCCCGGGGTCGTCGACACCGACACCAACGCGGACTGGCTGCGCACCGACGAGCAGGCCTGGGCGGCGACGGCCGCCCTGTCGCCCCTGGGCCGGGTCGGCGAGGCGTCCGACATAGCCGATGTGGTGGCCTTCCTCGCCTCGGCCGAAGGGCGCTGGATCACGGGGCAGTGGCTGGAGGCGACGGGCGGCGCGATCGCCTAG